A region of Nostoc sp. 'Peltigera membranacea cyanobiont' N6 DNA encodes the following proteins:
- a CDS encoding reverse transcriptase family protein — MYSKNLITTPLAAASNLERLGTDNLAVLRSHGLAEYNSAEEIAFAMGISLEKLRFLTTSTSLTRQYVPFKISKKTGGERIISAPKPELKAAQRWILENILEKLEIHNAAHGFCKNRSIVTNAKPHVGANVIINLDLQDFFRSISYNRVKELFCGFGYSEPTATIFGLICTTAEIAIDGKINYIASENRHLPQGSPSSPAISNLICRNLDSRLATISENLGFSYTRYADDLTFSASGDASHQISNLIKNAKIIITNESFTVNDNKTKISSKSVQQEVTGVIVNTQLNISKKTLKAFRATLYQIEQEGLSGKTWGNSTNLIAAITGFANYVAMINPNKGAEFKSSVERIKQKYGNSQPDEVRF; from the coding sequence ATGTACAGCAAAAATCTAATCACTACCCCGTTAGCGGCTGCAAGTAATCTAGAAAGGTTGGGAACTGATAATTTAGCAGTTTTGCGATCGCATGGTTTAGCTGAATATAATAGTGCTGAAGAAATAGCCTTTGCGATGGGGATAAGTCTAGAGAAACTGCGCTTTTTAACAACTAGTACATCCCTAACTAGACAGTACGTCCCTTTCAAAATCTCAAAAAAGACAGGTGGAGAAAGAATTATTTCTGCACCAAAGCCAGAACTTAAAGCTGCTCAAAGGTGGATTCTAGAGAATATTTTAGAGAAATTAGAAATTCATAATGCAGCACATGGCTTTTGTAAAAATCGTTCGATAGTCACCAATGCTAAACCCCATGTTGGTGCAAATGTAATAATTAATCTTGATTTACAGGATTTTTTTCGGTCAATTTCTTACAACCGCGTCAAAGAATTATTTTGCGGCTTTGGTTATTCAGAACCTACGGCGACAATTTTCGGGTTGATTTGTACAACTGCTGAAATAGCAATAGATGGAAAAATTAACTATATAGCTTCAGAAAACCGCCACTTACCTCAAGGTTCACCTTCAAGTCCTGCTATTTCTAATCTAATTTGCCGTAATCTCGATAGTCGTCTCGCTACAATCTCTGAAAATCTTGGGTTTTCCTATACGCGGTATGCTGACGATTTAACATTTTCTGCCTCTGGCGACGCATCGCACCAAATATCTAATTTGATTAAAAACGCTAAAATTATCATTACTAATGAAAGTTTTACTGTTAATGATAATAAAACTAAGATTTCCAGTAAATCAGTGCAGCAAGAAGTAACAGGTGTTATTGTAAATACACAATTAAATATATCTAAAAAGACATTAAAAGCCTTTCGTGCCACTCTATATCAAATTGAACAAGAAGGTTTATCAGGAAAAACTTGGGGAAATTCAACTAATTTAATTGCCGCAATTACCGGGTTTGCAAATTATGTAGCAATGATTAACCCGAACAAAGGTGCAGAGTTCAAATCAAGTGTGGAACGCATCAAGCAGAAATATGGCAACTCCCAACCTGATGAAGTACGTTTTTAA
- a CDS encoding COP23 domain-containing protein — translation MKLASLTNVLVAGGIALSATATINQPSQAESRRGFYCDTLGNKPVTVYTNPRGVSEPWIRWTSNYFRDAGYNKLTRCQDVSHRLENYRRNRDLRFITVGKMNGQNVICTANQVNGRCEKLILTLKPNEDGVQALNNLLAWRQPLSKSNRAPYVDLRDHLGIPKE, via the coding sequence ATGAAATTGGCATCATTGACAAATGTTTTGGTTGCAGGTGGAATTGCCCTCAGCGCGACTGCAACTATCAATCAGCCAAGTCAAGCTGAAAGTAGGCGAGGATTTTATTGTGACACCTTAGGAAACAAACCCGTGACGGTGTACACAAATCCTAGAGGTGTTAGTGAGCCTTGGATTCGCTGGACTTCCAATTACTTTAGAGACGCTGGTTACAATAAACTAACGCGCTGTCAAGACGTAAGCCACCGTTTGGAAAATTACCGCCGCAACAGAGACTTGAGATTTATTACTGTCGGCAAAATGAACGGACAAAATGTGATTTGCACCGCAAATCAAGTCAATGGACGCTGTGAAAAGTTGATATTGACTCTCAAACCCAATGAAGATGGCGTTCAAGCGCTAAATAATCTCTTGGCTTGGCGGCAACCTTTAAGTAAAAGTAATAGAGCGCCTTACGTTGATTTGAGGGATCATCTAGGGATTCCCAAAGAATAA
- a CDS encoding slipin family protein, producing MWQTFYIKPNEIGILYHRSDFKKILQPGTHTYFGRHWQVKICDLNQPLAQIENLELLLRNHEAELQEHLLIIRTAFNQVALVRYGQNWVSVAPNKLIAFWRGFIEVESHIFNLEESLELPSSFVQQLRSVTLNGLKKFQISESEIGLLYLQNNFVRPLEAGEYAFWSVDRDVTVRTLSRIIPNPDFPLEDVLIEKHPDFIAAYCEVVQLQTSQVAIVRYRGKVISILPPTSRKLFWQGVAVEIIDISADAQLQLNLVSELVEGSTEVKLLSRNCLHICQVPAQHVGLVYINQEFQGLRSPGVHAWWLFGRSFQTEAIDLRLQNMEVSGQDILSKDKVPLRLNLTAGFRILDPLRAKNGLSDISGYLYKELQFALRGAVGERNLDALLEDKGAIDRSISEYIRQKAADYGIEVDSVGVKDIILPGEIKAILSKVVEAEKTAQANVVRRREETAATRSMLNTAKVMEDNPVALRLKELEVLERIAEKIDRIQVNGSLDSILTDLIRMNPQ from the coding sequence ATGTGGCAAACATTTTATATCAAACCTAACGAAATTGGTATCTTATATCACCGCAGTGATTTTAAAAAAATTTTGCAACCCGGCACACATACATATTTTGGTCGGCATTGGCAAGTAAAAATTTGTGACCTCAATCAGCCACTAGCTCAGATTGAAAACCTAGAACTGTTGTTGCGAAATCACGAAGCCGAACTACAAGAACATTTATTGATTATCAGAACCGCATTCAATCAAGTTGCGTTAGTCCGCTACGGTCAGAATTGGGTAAGCGTTGCACCAAATAAATTGATTGCTTTTTGGCGTGGTTTTATTGAAGTAGAGTCTCATATATTCAACTTGGAAGAAAGCTTAGAATTGCCTAGTTCCTTTGTGCAGCAATTGCGCTCAGTTACGTTGAATGGATTGAAGAAATTCCAAATCTCGGAGTCTGAGATTGGTTTACTATATCTGCAAAACAATTTTGTCCGACCTCTAGAAGCAGGAGAGTATGCTTTTTGGTCGGTAGATAGAGATGTTACAGTCAGGACTCTCAGCCGAATTATCCCTAACCCAGATTTTCCCCTCGAAGATGTACTCATTGAAAAACATCCCGACTTTATAGCTGCTTACTGTGAAGTCGTGCAATTACAGACTTCGCAAGTTGCAATTGTGCGATATCGGGGGAAAGTGATTTCTATTTTGCCACCCACCAGCCGCAAACTATTTTGGCAAGGTGTTGCAGTGGAAATTATCGACATCAGCGCTGATGCTCAGTTACAGCTTAACTTAGTGTCTGAGTTGGTTGAGGGTTCAACAGAAGTAAAACTGCTCAGTCGCAACTGTTTGCATATTTGCCAAGTTCCCGCCCAGCATGTGGGACTAGTATACATTAATCAAGAGTTTCAAGGATTGCGATCGCCAGGAGTACATGCTTGGTGGTTATTTGGCCGCTCTTTTCAAACCGAAGCCATTGATCTGCGACTACAAAATATGGAAGTATCCGGTCAAGACATCCTATCTAAAGATAAAGTACCTCTGCGGTTAAATTTAACGGCTGGCTTCCGCATACTCGACCCATTGAGGGCAAAAAACGGGTTATCAGATATTTCTGGTTATTTGTACAAAGAATTACAGTTTGCTTTGCGTGGTGCAGTCGGCGAACGCAACTTAGATGCTTTGTTAGAAGATAAAGGTGCAATTGATAGAAGCATCTCGGAATACATTCGCCAAAAAGCCGCAGACTATGGAATTGAAGTAGATTCTGTAGGTGTCAAAGACATTATTTTACCTGGTGAGATTAAGGCCATCTTGAGCAAAGTAGTGGAGGCAGAAAAAACCGCTCAAGCAAACGTAGTCAGACGTAGAGAAGAAACTGCTGCTACCCGCAGTATGTTAAACACTGCCAAAGTGATGGAAGATAACCCCGTCGCATTGCGTTTGAAAGAACTGGAAGTATTAGAGCGGATTGCAGAGAAGATCGATCGTATTCAAGTTAACGGTAGTTTAGATAGTATTTTAACAGACTTGATTCGGATGAATCCTCAATGA
- a CDS encoding DUF4011 domain-containing protein: MRQSASDSQQNLAQKIAKWKAGLADLGRRNPLIKFRQDSPRILEILTEEPDVLFQNLTEDKKSLYFQILDGEHQDIIQSRNTKALSAQKNPFELITRQRGSEQLKRLNKLRLESRRSFEERGVNSLFLALGTLTWYDKDKDKPEDVLVSPLILVPVELIKEPRRDVYKISLLDEDVVLNPTLTQKLKQTFGIELPEGEAIQTLTYDEIIAEIEKLLAEQKTWQIKENVFLSLFSYAKAAMVRDIIENEALIFDHPILQAISGDLTTYQSNYREPIPASALDSQVKPERIFQILDADSSQQVVIEAAKSGSSFVVQGPPGTGKSQTIVNIIAELVGNGKSVLLVAEKETALSVVYKRMAECGLDHICLNLHHSGTTDKRELVKNLSKTIEDIKQIYGAENYHGLFEQLVSNRQSLKLYLTSLHAKEQPLDKSPFEIFGELLKKEREAVPNINVIFSNFSQWNESRLHQAEDLLNQLAKFLPFFKREKTTIWEKSSLNSYSYEMELQITQKIEEFQQAIFSAQNINQELQETLQVQPLLSLESLDKCYPAIDYIRKAPSNLPENWTGVDISVAQNAFTILQTDVQEIEKNKLSQEAENLLTRLSSFLPFLRGEKTTIWAQSTLKSCSETLELELNNKINKFKQAISLIQTASQQIAVILRIQPLLSLENVETYFPAIQHILKAPPNLPDNWTGVDIAIAQYAFSILKIDIQEIEKNKLSQEAQNLLARLSSFLPFLRGEKTTIWAQSTLSSCSDTLELEINNKINKFKQAISWIQTASQQLQRIINIKPLLNLGDIEVCIPALKHILQAPSNLPNNWTELDISMAQSAFNKMKADIKILGDKEPLLKQKYHPELFSSELPALANRYQKYSRFWLIRIFNSRYRRDVKLLKKLSTKKGQVSHNELKRDLAQAVQIQSARNELYQSNYPARQVFGSLFNPEVSSEAELKEIEQALSWLTGLQKYSLPTDSVQQLLNSPSARRELAELVKKLESLPEDISQGMDFLFSYFNENDVIGQYQPHNQIIFTELATFLNLAQSDLPNFHQWLTYKEIYRQLESLGVQNFLDALRDNKLNPIESVRNKLRQIEYQPRQVFGSLFNPEFSSEAELKGIEQALNWLIDLQKYSLSVDSVQPLLNSPSGRRELAELVKKLESLPEDISQGMDFLFSYFNENDIIGQYRPHNQILFTELATFLSLAQSDLPDFRKWLTYKEIYGQLESLGVQDFLDALRDNKPNPIESLQNKLLQIDYPARQVFGSLFNPEVSREAELKEIEQALSWLTGLQKYSLSADSVQRILNSPSKRRELAELVKKYESAHHRIRQGLDFLLSHFDESDITDSYLPGNQITFVELERFLNLAQSELPYFQEWLTYKETYQKLENLGNNKFLDVLRENKIKPEQWFPVLEKRIYQICLDAILAKKPELKNFNPEVHERQIKEFSKLDFNQLNNARERLKQLHVQRWQNWEKTSRALAELPNLKKEANKRSRHLPIRKLLNDTQKGIPNIAKALKPCWMMSPLSVSQYINPDVIHFDVLIFDEASQLRTEDVVPSIIRSNQVIVIGDKKQLPPTSFFSTGDSQEDIGDEDDASYESVLDECSRFMFGRTLKWHYRSQDERLIAFSNHHFYDDELVTFPNPVQNSDLGVSFRHVPDGVYDRSGRTDNRREAQVVSQLALEHFQRFPEQSLGIIAFSENQADAIREQIEILGKDHPNLETFCSDNSPQFFLKALENVQGDERDAIILSVGYARDSQGKLYLNFGPLNRQGGERRLNVAVTRAKSKITLVSSIVAGDIDKTRAQSKGVKLLHDYLEYAASGGKRLQGNSYTDTPDFDSPFEEDVYHALVEQGYTIRTQVGCSGYRIDLGVVNSDRPGEFLLGIECDGASYHNSPTARDRDRLRQEVLERLGWKIHRIWSTDWFRNKPVQVHLLIEKIKQLQQINS; encoded by the coding sequence ATGCGACAGTCAGCTTCAGACTCTCAACAAAACCTTGCTCAAAAAATTGCAAAGTGGAAAGCTGGGCTGGCTGACTTAGGACGACGAAATCCTCTCATCAAGTTTCGGCAAGATAGTCCTCGAATATTAGAAATTCTGACAGAAGAACCAGATGTTCTCTTCCAAAATCTGACAGAAGATAAGAAATCGCTTTATTTTCAAATACTTGATGGCGAACATCAAGATATTATTCAGTCCAGAAATACCAAGGCATTATCAGCACAAAAAAATCCTTTTGAATTAATTACTCGTCAAAGAGGCAGTGAGCAACTTAAACGACTGAATAAATTGCGTCTTGAATCACGACGCTCATTTGAAGAACGAGGGGTAAACAGCCTATTCTTGGCTCTTGGAACGTTGACTTGGTATGACAAAGATAAGGATAAGCCAGAAGATGTTTTGGTATCACCACTAATTTTAGTACCTGTAGAGTTAATTAAAGAACCTAGACGAGATGTTTATAAAATATCTCTATTAGATGAAGATGTTGTATTAAATCCAACGTTGACACAAAAGTTAAAGCAAACTTTTGGGATTGAGCTTCCAGAGGGAGAAGCTATACAAACACTAACTTATGACGAAATTATTGCTGAAATTGAAAAGCTATTAGCAGAACAAAAGACATGGCAAATTAAAGAGAATGTATTTCTCTCGCTGTTCTCTTATGCTAAAGCTGCAATGGTTCGAGATATTATCGAAAATGAAGCTCTAATTTTTGACCACCCAATTTTACAAGCGATTAGTGGTGATTTAACTACCTATCAGTCTAACTATAGAGAACCCATACCTGCATCTGCTCTAGATTCACAAGTTAAACCTGAGCGAATATTTCAAATTCTTGATGCTGACTCTAGCCAGCAAGTCGTGATTGAAGCAGCTAAATCTGGTTCTAGCTTTGTTGTCCAAGGGCCACCAGGAACGGGCAAAAGTCAAACTATTGTAAATATAATTGCTGAACTGGTTGGCAATGGCAAGTCAGTTTTATTAGTTGCAGAAAAAGAAACAGCGCTAAGTGTGGTTTATAAGCGCATGGCTGAATGTGGTTTAGACCATATATGTCTTAATCTCCACCATAGTGGAACAACAGATAAGCGAGAGCTTGTAAAGAATTTATCAAAAACTATTGAAGATATCAAACAAATTTACGGTGCAGAAAATTATCATGGTTTGTTTGAGCAGCTTGTTTCTAATCGTCAATCGCTAAAATTATATCTGACAAGTTTACACGCTAAAGAACAACCTCTAGATAAATCACCTTTTGAGATATTTGGTGAGCTTTTGAAAAAAGAACGCGAAGCAGTTCCCAATATTAATGTCATATTTTCCAACTTTAGCCAATGGAATGAGAGTAGATTACACCAGGCGGAAGACTTATTAAATCAATTAGCAAAATTTCTTCCTTTCTTTAAAAGGGAAAAAACAACTATTTGGGAAAAAAGTTCTCTAAATTCTTATTCCTATGAAATGGAATTGCAAATTACACAGAAAATAGAGGAATTTCAGCAAGCAATTTTTTCAGCCCAAAACATTAATCAAGAATTACAAGAGACTCTCCAAGTTCAACCTTTATTGAGTTTAGAGTCTTTAGATAAGTGCTATCCAGCCATAGACTACATACGAAAAGCACCATCCAATCTTCCAGAAAACTGGACTGGAGTAGATATATCAGTTGCTCAGAATGCTTTCACTATTCTGCAAACAGACGTTCAAGAGATTGAAAAAAATAAGCTTTCGCAAGAAGCCGAAAATTTGCTGACTCGGCTTTCTTCATTTCTTCCATTTTTAAGAGGAGAAAAAACAACAATTTGGGCACAAAGTACTTTAAAATCTTGCTCTGAAACTCTGGAGTTAGAATTAAATAATAAAATTAATAAATTTAAACAAGCAATTTCTTTGATTCAGACAGCTAGCCAACAGATTGCAGTTATTTTAAGAATTCAACCTTTATTGAGTTTGGAAAATGTAGAAACTTACTTTCCTGCTATTCAGCATATATTGAAAGCTCCACCTAATTTACCTGATAACTGGACTGGAGTAGATATAGCAATTGCTCAGTATGCTTTCAGTATTCTAAAAATAGACATTCAAGAGATTGAAAAAAATAAGCTTTCGCAAGAAGCACAAAATTTGCTGGCTCGACTTTCTTCATTTCTCCCATTTTTAAGAGGAGAAAAAACAACGATTTGGGCACAAAGTACTTTAAGTTCCTGCTCTGATACGCTGGAATTAGAAATAAATAATAAAATTAATAAATTTAAACAAGCAATTTCTTGGATTCAGACAGCTAGCCAGCAGCTTCAAAGAATTATTAATATTAAGCCTTTATTGAATCTGGGAGATATAGAAGTTTGCATTCCTGCTCTTAAACATATATTGCAAGCTCCATCTAATTTACCCAATAATTGGACTGAATTAGATATTTCTATGGCTCAAAGTGCCTTCAACAAAATGAAAGCAGATATTAAAATTTTGGGAGACAAGGAGCCACTTTTAAAACAAAAATATCATCCTGAATTGTTCTCTTCAGAATTGCCTGCTTTAGCTAATAGATATCAGAAATATAGCCGCTTTTGGCTGATTAGAATTTTTAACTCCAGATACAGGCGTGATGTCAAGCTTTTGAAGAAACTAAGTACTAAAAAAGGGCAAGTTTCTCACAACGAATTAAAACGTGATTTGGCGCAAGCGGTTCAAATACAATCTGCACGGAACGAACTATATCAAAGCAATTACCCAGCACGTCAAGTTTTTGGCTCTTTATTTAACCCGGAGGTTTCTAGTGAAGCAGAGTTAAAAGAAATCGAGCAAGCTTTAAGTTGGTTGACTGGCTTACAGAAGTATTCGCTTCCTACAGATTCAGTCCAGCAGCTTCTAAATTCTCCCTCTGCACGACGCGAATTAGCTGAATTAGTTAAGAAGCTTGAATCCCTTCCTGAAGATATTAGCCAGGGTATGGATTTCTTATTCTCATACTTTAATGAGAATGATGTTATTGGGCAATATCAGCCTCATAACCAAATTATATTTACCGAACTAGCAACTTTTCTAAACCTAGCTCAATCCGATTTACCCAATTTCCACCAATGGTTGACTTATAAAGAAATCTATAGGCAACTAGAAAGTTTAGGAGTCCAAAATTTTTTAGATGCTTTGCGCGATAACAAACTTAATCCTATTGAGTCTGTAAGAAATAAGTTACGTCAAATTGAGTACCAGCCTCGTCAGGTTTTTGGATCTTTATTTAACCCAGAATTTTCTAGTGAAGCAGAGTTAAAAGGAATTGAACAGGCTTTAAATTGGTTGATTGACTTACAGAAGTATTCGCTTTCTGTTGATTCAGTCCAACCACTTCTGAATTCTCCCTCTGGACGACGTGAACTAGCTGAACTAGTTAAGAAGCTTGAATCCCTTCCTGAAGATATTAGCCAGGGCATGGATTTCTTATTTTCATACTTTAATGAGAATGATATTATTGGTCAATATCGACCTCACAATCAAATTTTATTTACCGAACTGGCAACTTTTTTAAGTCTAGCTCAATCCGACTTACCCGACTTCCGCAAATGGTTGACTTATAAAGAAATCTATGGGCAACTAGAAAGTTTAGGAGTCCAAGATTTCTTAGATGCTTTGCGTGATAACAAACCCAATCCTATTGAGTCTTTGCAAAATAAGCTGCTTCAAATTGATTACCCGGCTCGTCAGGTTTTTGGATCTTTATTTAACCCAGAAGTTTCTCGTGAGGCAGAGTTAAAAGAAATCGAACAAGCTTTAAGTTGGTTGACTGGCTTACAAAAGTATTCGCTTTCTGCTGATTCAGTCCAGCGCATTCTAAATTCTCCTTCTAAACGGCGCGAACTGGCTGAATTAGTTAAGAAATATGAGTCAGCCCATCACCGTATTAGGCAAGGATTAGATTTCCTGCTATCACACTTTGATGAAAGTGACATCACAGATTCTTACTTACCTGGCAATCAAATTACTTTTGTCGAGCTAGAAAGATTCTTAAACTTGGCTCAATCGGAACTGCCTTATTTTCAAGAATGGCTGACTTATAAAGAAACTTATCAGAAACTCGAAAATCTGGGTAATAATAAGTTTTTAGATGTTTTACGTGAAAATAAAATCAAACCAGAGCAATGGTTCCCCGTTTTAGAAAAGCGAATTTATCAAATATGCCTTGATGCAATTCTTGCCAAAAAACCTGAGTTAAAGAATTTTAATCCAGAAGTACATGAACGACAAATAAAGGAGTTTTCTAAACTCGATTTTAATCAACTAAATAATGCTAGAGAACGTCTAAAACAACTTCATGTGCAACGCTGGCAAAACTGGGAAAAGACTTCACGCGCTCTAGCTGAATTGCCAAACTTGAAAAAAGAAGCGAATAAGAGAAGCCGACATTTACCCATTCGTAAACTCCTCAATGATACACAAAAGGGAATACCAAATATTGCTAAAGCCTTAAAGCCTTGCTGGATGATGAGTCCACTCTCTGTTAGTCAATATATCAATCCAGATGTAATTCATTTTGATGTTCTCATCTTTGATGAAGCATCTCAACTTCGGACTGAGGATGTTGTTCCTTCAATTATCCGTTCTAATCAAGTGATTGTAATTGGAGACAAAAAACAACTTCCTCCCACATCATTCTTTTCAACCGGAGACAGCCAAGAAGATATCGGTGATGAAGATGATGCAAGCTATGAAAGCGTTTTAGATGAATGTTCAAGGTTTATGTTTGGACGCACACTAAAATGGCACTACCGCAGTCAAGATGAGCGTTTGATAGCTTTCTCCAACCATCATTTTTACGACGACGAATTAGTTACATTTCCAAACCCAGTTCAAAATTCAGATTTGGGAGTATCGTTCCGACACGTTCCTGATGGTGTTTACGATCGCAGTGGACGCACAGATAATCGACGCGAGGCTCAAGTGGTTTCTCAGTTGGCATTGGAGCATTTTCAACGGTTTCCAGAACAATCCCTTGGTATTATTGCCTTTAGCGAAAACCAAGCCGACGCGATTCGGGAGCAAATTGAGATTTTAGGGAAAGATCACCCCAATCTGGAGACATTTTGCAGTGATAACTCACCTCAGTTTTTTCTGAAAGCATTAGAAAACGTTCAGGGTGATGAGCGAGATGCCATTATACTCAGCGTTGGGTATGCTCGTGATTCTCAAGGTAAGCTTTATCTCAACTTTGGCCCCTTAAATCGGCAAGGTGGAGAACGACGGCTCAACGTCGCTGTCACGCGGGCAAAAAGTAAAATTACACTCGTTTCTTCCATTGTGGCTGGTGACATCGACAAAACACGCGCCCAAAGCAAAGGTGTAAAATTACTGCATGATTACCTGGAGTACGCAGCAAGTGGTGGAAAACGACTACAAGGTAACTCTTACACAGATACGCCCGATTTTGACTCGCCATTTGAAGAAGATGTTTACCATGCTTTAGTCGAGCAGGGATACACTATCCGCACCCAAGTTGGATGCTCAGGATACCGGATTGACCTTGGTGTAGTCAATAGCGATCGCCCTGGTGAGTTTTTACTAGGGATTGAGTGTGATGGTGCATCTTACCATAATTCACCTACTGCCAGAGATCGCGATCGTCTCAGACAAGAAGTTCTTGAAAGGCTTGGTTGGAAAATTCACCGCATTTGGTCAACAGATTGGTTTCGTAACAAACCTGTTCAAGTTCATCTGTTGATAGAAAAAATAAAACAACTACAACAAATAAATAGCTGA